In the Arachis ipaensis cultivar K30076 chromosome B10, Araip1.1, whole genome shotgun sequence genome, one interval contains:
- the LOC107621799 gene encoding zinc finger protein CONSTANS-LIKE 2-like has product MLREGTNINIGGSCSSTNNWSRACDTCRSAPSVVYCRADSAYLCSACDDRVHAANRVASRHERVWVCEACERAPAAFLCRADAASLCSSCDSDIHSANPLAGRHHRVPILPISGCSSLIREEEQKEGEPERENDHVFEIEGTINNQNYNHGCEMEDEECEGDDEAEAASWLLPHPVRMGGNDESDGFLFCGGDGDGDGDEYLEFVDCDDDNNNNNRFSCLDHDQDQDMLHNYGGDHNQGNNHDSVVPVQMQQCFEFDSSKVGAGFSYNGSLSQSVSLSSMEVGVVPESTLSDVSISHSKAQIGTSEQFPPMPMPSPLLTPMDRVARVLRYKEKKKTRKFEKKIRYESRKAYAETRPRIKGRFAKRTDVEAEVDQMLSSTLMSEAGYGIVPSF; this is encoded by the exons ATGCTGAGGGAAGGAACAAACATCAATATTGGCGGGAGTTGCAGCTCCACCAACAACTGGTCACGTGCCTGCGACACGTGCCGCTCTGCACCCTCCGTGGTGTACTGCCGCGCGGACTCTGCCTATCTCTGCTCCGCATGTGACGACAGAGTCCACGCGGCAAATAGGGTGGCGTCGAGGCACGAGCGCGTGTGGGTCTGCGAGGCTTGCGAGCGTGCCCCGGCAGCCTTCCTCTGCAGAGCCGACGCCGCCTCCCTCTGCTCCTCCTGCGACTCCGACATCCACTCCGCCAACCCCCTTGCCGGCCGCCACCACCGCGTCCCCATTCTCCCCATCTCAGGCTGCTCCTCGCTCATCcgagaagaagaacaaaaagaagGAGAACCAGAAAGAGAAAATGATCACGTGTTTGAAATTGAAGGTACAATTAATAATCAGAATTATAACCATGGATGTGAAATGGAGGATGAGGAGTGTGAGGGTGATGATGAGGCTGAAGCTGCTTCGTGGTTGTTGCCTCATCCTGTGAGGATGGGTGGTAACGATGAGAGTGATGGGTTCTTGTTTTGTGGTGGCGACGGTGACGGCGATGGTGATGAGTACTTGGAGTTTGTGGAttgtgatgatgataataataataataaccggTTTAGTTGTCTTGATCATGATCAAGATCAAGATATGCTGCATAACTATGGCGGCGATCATAATCAGGGAAACAACCATGACAGCGTGGTTCCGGTTCAGATGCAACAGTGTTTCGAGTTTGACTCCTCTAAAGTTGGTGCTGGATTCAGTTACAATGGTTCTCTTAGTCAAAGT GTTTCATTGTCATCCATGGAAGTTGGAGTTGTACCAGAATCAACATTGAGTGATGTGTCAATCTCACATTCAAAGGCACAAATAGGAACAAGTGAGCAATTTCCTCCAATGCCTATGCCTTCACCACTTCTAACTCCAATGGACAGAGTAGCCAGAGTTCTAAGAtacaaagagaaaaagaaaacaagaaagtttGAGAAGAAAATAAGATATGAATCAAGAAAGGCCTATGCAGAAACCAGGCCACGTATTAAGGGTCGTTTTGCAAAGAGAACAGATGTAGAAGCTGAAGTTGATCAAATGTTATCATCAACCCTAATGTCAGAAGCTGGATATGGCATTGTTCCTTCCTTCTGA